Proteins encoded by one window of Conger conger chromosome 1, fConCon1.1, whole genome shotgun sequence:
- the LOC133134968 gene encoding fibrous sheath-interacting protein 2-like, whose amino-acid sequence MIQNRSKTKVFRARLGESIYSLSNEFHLTDPNIHMMQPSYNMLHDVHTRKYFQRKDVRSRLQKDDFITEDNEVTCTLKEYRLHQMYLETLKRASDQTMNEIQRDQLRKFLMCQEEGRVPSDVTLSEMREILLEEEVQGLRQQLQANSDWGKMTKRLPEREQEYFKEMNLLNWKAEERARLRRIENEVRHEWNRERLLKEAQERRTQKKIAMLVRKSANQNKKLLENIKTSEDVAKQELIKNKPTQQKAVGEPSATEITQAAASPVAKPRKQWAYRSGNN is encoded by the exons ATGATCCAAAATAGGTCTAAGACGAAGGTCTTCAGAGCCAGACTTGGCGAGTCG ATTTATAGTTTATCAAATGAATTCCACCTCACCGACCCAAACATTCACATGATGCAGCCCAGCTACAACATGCTGCACGATGTGCACACTCGCAAGTACTTTCAGCGGAAGGATGTGCGAAGCAGGTTACAGAAGGATGACTTCATTACAGAAGACAACGAG GTGACATGCACTCTAAAGGAGTACAGATTACATCAGATGTACCTTGAAACCCTCAAGCGTGCCTCGGACCAAACCATGAATGAGATACAG aggGACCAGCTGCGGAAGTTCCTCATGTGCCAGGAGGAGGGGCGGGTTCCCAGCGACGTCACCCTTTCCGAGATGAGGGAGATTCtactggaggaggaggtgcagggccTGCGGCAGCAGCTCCAGGCCAATTCGGACTG GGGGAAAATGACTAAGAGGCTGccagaaagagagcaagaaTATTTCAAGGAGATG AACCTGCTGAACTGGAAGGCGGAGGAGCGTGCACGGCTCAGGAGGATCGAGAATGAAGTCCGGCATGAGTGGAACAGGGAGAGGCTCCTTAAAGAGGCCCAGGAAAGGAGAACACAGAAG AAAATCGCAATGCTGGTACGCAAAAGCGCCAACCAGAACAAGAAGCTGCTGGAAAATATAAAAACCTCAGAGGATGTGGCAAAGCAAGAGCTGATCAAAAACAAGCCCACTCAACAGAAGGCTGTGGGAGAACCGTCAGCTACTGAGATCACGCAAGCTGCAGCCAGTCCTGTAGCCAAGCCCAGAAAGCAATGGGCGTATCG GTCTGGGAACAACTGA